The genomic window CTGAAACAAAACTCGTGTTTGCTTCCTCCAGTAAAATTGATCCCGTCGTACACCGATTTGCAATCGCGACCTGTGTTGTTGCACTGCTGCCCATCGGAATGGGGACACTTGTGACTACACTCCGGGCGGGTATGGCGTTCGCCGACTGGCCAACATCGGATGGCCACAACATGTTGCTTTACCCGTGGCTGGACGATTTGAGACACGCTGACCGGTTTACAGAACACGGACATCGCCTGGCAGGGCTGATCATTGGAATGACCAGCATTTCACTGGTGTTCGTCACGTTTCTTCGTGAGCGTCAGTGGTGGGTTCGCAACTACGCAGTTGGAATTCTGATTGCCGTCATTGCCCAGGGGCTGCTTGGCGGTGCTCGAGTTCTGATGGATGCCAATCTACTGGCCATGCTGCACAGCATCACAGGGGCGCTGTTTTTTGCGATGTGTGTTGTCTTTGCTCTAATGACCGGAAAACGAGAGACCGCGTCTGCAGACGAGCCAGACGTGTCTCCACTGTCCACTGTCGCGACAACGGCCGTGTTGATCCTGCCGATTCTGGTGTTGGTGCAGTATTGGCTGGGGGGAATGTTTCGACACATGGGGCGTATGATGTTTGAGCATCTGGCGGGAGCTGCCCTCGTTGCCTGTGCGGGGTTTGTCTGCGCACTTATGCTTCTGCGAAGCGACTCAAAACACCTTCGAAGATCCGGTCGTATGATACTTGGAACTTTGTTCATTCAGCTTTGCCTGGGAGCCGGCGCCTGGCTCTCGAAACTCGGTGTGCCGTCACTGGGCTGGGTGGCATCAACCGGATCCCCAACAGCAATCGTGTTTCGATCTCTGCATACGATTGGCGGCATGCTGATACTTACAGCGACGGTTCTGGCGTCGGTCGAGGTGGCGCGTCACATTCGACAGCGTCAGGTTTCGTTGCCGTTTGTCGCGGACCGGATCAGGCCAAAGGGGGGACTCGCATGAGTATCGCGACTCCCGCACAGACTCCCGTTGTTCGTGCTGACCGTGTGGGTGCACAGTCTCTGGTGGATCGAACGTCCGACTACGTTGAAATGTGTCGACCTCGAATTGCCGTGATGACAATGGCTGCGGTCTCGGCCGGTTTCATTCTGGCATCACCTATTATCATTCACTGGGGACTGCTGGCCGTGACGCTGGCGGGAATTCTGCTGCTGGTTGCTGCTTCCAGTATTCTGAATCAGGTTTTGGAAGTTCGCACAGACGCCCGCATGCAGCGGACAACCGGCCGTCCGTTGATCTCAGGCCGCATTTCCAGACTGGAGGCCTCCCTTGCGGGGCTGCTGTTCGCGTTAAGCGGTATTGGAATTCTGTGGTCCTTCACGAATCCGGTGACAACAGTTGCAGGCGCTGGAACATTGCTGTGTTACGTTTTGGCCTATACGCCTCTCAAAATTCGCAGCAGTCTTTGTACGACGGTTGGCGCATTGCCAGGCGCGATGCCACCGGTCATTGGCTGGCTGGCCGCCGGTGGAGCAGCAGGAAGTGGCGCCTGGTCGTTGTTTGCGCTGTTGTTTACCTGGCAGTTTCCGCACTTCCTGGCCATCGGCTGGATTTACCGTCACGAGTACGAACAGGCCGGACTCAGGATGCTGCCATCGTTTTCTGATGGTGGACGACGTACCGGGATCGTGGCCACGATTTATGCGGCCGCATTTGTTCCGGTCAGTCTGCTGCCAAGTTATGCAGGACTGACAGGTCGCCTTTATTTTGCGGTTGCTCTGGCGTTATCCGGTCTGTATTTCGCCGCCACGCTGCGGTTTGCCCTGAATCGAACGACGCGTCGAGGACGGGATCTGTTGTTGGTATCACTACTGATCCTGCCAGCCTTGTTGCTGGTGATGGTTTGTGAATTCCTGTATCTGACTGCCCTGGGCTGACGGCTCCGAATTTATCCTGTATCAGATTATCCACTCTTATGTCTCATTCAGCTCCACCACCCGCGATGAAGATGGGAATCCCCATTCCGAACCCAAAGCTCGGAATGTGGCTGTTTCTCGGCACAGAAATCATGTTCTTCACCGCGTTTTTCGGCACGTATATCGTGTTTCGCCTGGGGTCAGAAATGTGGCCCACCCCGGCAGACACACATATCAACGTGTTTTGGGGCGGACTGAATACGTTCGTGCTGATTGTGTCCAGTTTTTGCGTGGTCATGGCGCACGCGGCCATGAGTGACAGACGTTATGAATCCGCAAACAAATGGCTTTGGATTACCATGCTGCTGGCAGTGGTGTTTCTCGGAATTAAAGGAATCGAATACACCGGAAAATTCGCCCATGACATTCTGCCTGGACGCGTTCCTGAAACACCTCGACAGGCAATTACCAAGGCTGACCGGGAACTCGAAGCCGTGGTTCGTGAGAGACTGGCAGTCTACACCGATTACGATGTGATCTCTGTTGCACGGCCCGACGATCTGGTGAGTCTGGTGCCTCAGTTACAGGCTTTTCAGGCGGGAGGCTCTCCGGCCGAAGACTTTGATGATGCGGAGGCCGCCAGTTACCGTGAATTAGCTGCCGTGGATCTTGAGCTGTACGCGAAATGGAAGAATCTGCATGAGCATGTGGTTGCCAACGTGTCGCTTGATGAAATCAATTCAGCTGAGATCAGCAATTATCGGGCGGCACGGGAGGAACTAAAAACAGGTGATACACTGCCGGAGTTAACTCTCTCTGAAGTGGATACTTATCTAAAAGACCTGAAAAACCCGGATAAGAACCCAGGATACAGTTCTGCCGTCAGCGCAGGCGTGTTCGATCCTCATCCGGTCCTGTACGGTAACCTGTTCGCTTCGCTGTATTTCCTGATGACAGGTTTCCACGCCATCCATGTGCTCGTGGGAATGATTCTGTTTGGCATGGCGTTATATCAGGGAACACGCCTGAATGAGAACTGGCTGGACTGGGTTGAGAACAGCGGTCTTTACTGGCACTTTGTCGACCTGGTGTGGATCTTCCTCTTTCCGCTGCTGTACATTGCCAGTTGATTCCCTGCACCCATGTTGTTTGCCTGTTTGACCGTTTCATTTGTGTACCAGGTTCTTCCGGATTCTGACTCATGTCACACGACGATCATGAAAGCCACCATGTCAACTACGTTCTTATCTTCGTAGTGCTGTGTGCCTTCACCGCTTTGTCCGTTGTTTTCGACATGGTGAGTTTCGAAAATCACGCGGTGACAATCTTGCTGGTCATGGCCGTTGCCGTGGCTAAGGCTTTGTGCGTGATGATGTTCTTCATGCACTTGAAATTTGAGGGCAACTGGAAATACATCCTGCTGGCTCCCACCACGATTCTGGCCATTGGTCTTCCTCTGGCACTGATGCCCGATGTGGGTGTGGTCTATTACGCTCATACCGCACCGCAACGCGGAGAATGGGCCGAGCAAATGAAGCAATATCGTGCCGAGCACGCTGCAGAGCACGGGGATGATCACGCTGCAGAGCACGGGGAGGATCACGCTGCGGGGCAGGGGGATGAGGCAGAAACGCACGATGAAACAGCAGAGGGCCACGCAGAGCATACAGAACCTGCGGAATAGCCTGATGCCGGGTCAATCTGATTACTCTAAGAATCCTTCGGGTAAAGATGTGTCACATTTATCACCGAAGCCCCTAAACCATACGCAGCGATTGCATGAGCGTGTCGGCGGTTGAAGTTTCATCAGTTTCGCACCGATATGGCGACACCGCTGCGCTAAGTGACATCTCTCTGAGGATAGCTGCGGGATCGCTGACCGGACTGCTGGGGCCAAACGGTTCCGGCAAGACCACGCTGTTCCGATTGCTGGCGACATTACTACCGGTCCAGTCCGGTCAGATCAGTGTTTTCGGACACAATGTCGACAACGAAGCCTCAAAAGTGCGGGAACAACTGGGAGTCACGTTTCAGTCCCCGGCTCTGGACGGACGACTGACGGTGGCAGAAAATCTTTGGTGCCACGGTCGGATGTATGGCATTTCCCGGAACAGGCTGAAAGATCGAATCAAATCCGGCCTGCAGCGTCTGGACCTGCACGAACGTCGGAACGATCGTGTCGAGCAGCTGTCCGGCGGCCTGCGGCGACGCGTGGAACTGGCTAAGGGACTGCTGCATTCGCCGCGTATTCTGTTACTGGATGAACCCAGTACAGGTCTGGATGTACTGGCCAGACGCCGTTTCTGGGATCTGCTGGATGATGTTCGCCGTACCGACAGCACGACAATTGTTGTTTCCACGCATTTGATGGACGAAGCGGACCGTTGTGACCAGCTGTTCCTGTTGAATGCAGGTCGAGTGGTCAAGTCAGGATCACCCGCCGACATGCAGTGCAGCATCGAGGGCGAGCGTCTCACGGTGCGCTGCCGTGATGCCGCCAACGCCGCGCCTGTCATTGAACGCCTGTTGGGTGCTGCACCGACTGTCCGCGGAGATCGCCTCAGTCTGCGGGTCATCGGGGCGAGTGAACATGTCCCCCGACTGATGAAAGAGCTGAGAGACAACATCATAGCGGTTGAGGTGGCCCAGACCTCGCTGGATGACGTCTTCGTTGAGTTGACCGGCCGTGGGCTTGCTGAGGAAACGTCGACAGATTGACAGCTGGTGAAAAATTCGGCAAGGATCGATGGTGCGGATGAAGGAATTCTGCTGACCTGCTACCGTTGATACTGTCCGGCGAAAGACATCGTAATTGAAAGTAGACGGAATGGCCTCTCCTCGAATTTGTATCCTGCGTGCACCCGGAACAAACTGTGATATCGAAACCGCGCACGCGTTCGAGTTGGCGGGCGCAAAGGCCGAACGCGTTCATTTGTTTCGCGTGCTGGAAACTCCGGAATTGCTGCGTGAATATCAGGGCCTGTGTATTCCGGGGGGGTTCAGCTATGGGGACGACCTTGGAGCGGGAGTGATCTTCAGTGGCCAGCTGCGTGGCCAGCTGAATGAGATGATGCAGGAATTCGTGCAGGCCGACACATTAGTCCTTGGGATCTGCAACGGATTTCAGGTCCTGCTCAAGTCCGGTCTGCTGCTGCAGTCACCGGCTGGAGCCGGGCAGGCTGATGAACCGTCCATGACGCTCACCTGGAACAGCAATGCACGCTACACCGACCGCTGGGTGCGATTGAAGGTCGCCTCTGAGTCCTGCGTCTTCCTGAAGGACATGGACGAGTTTGAATCACCCGTCGCTCACGCGGAAGGCCGACTGGCCGTCGGGGATCCGGGTGTGATCGATAAACTGCGTCAGCAGGATTCGATTGCCCTGTGTTACTGGTCGGACGCGGCCGATCAGCAGTCGAAGGAAACCGGCAGCGTTACAGATCTGGACGTCCTGCCGGAGCCGGAAAATCCCAACGGGTCCATCGCCAATATTGCCGCGCTGTCGAATGCCACAGGACGAATTCTGGGTCTGATGCCTCATCCGGAACGCTACCTGTTTG from Fuerstiella sp. includes these protein-coding regions:
- a CDS encoding COX15/CtaA family protein: MFASSSKIDPVVHRFAIATCVVALLPIGMGTLVTTLRAGMAFADWPTSDGHNMLLYPWLDDLRHADRFTEHGHRLAGLIIGMTSISLVFVTFLRERQWWVRNYAVGILIAVIAQGLLGGARVLMDANLLAMLHSITGALFFAMCVVFALMTGKRETASADEPDVSPLSTVATTAVLILPILVLVQYWLGGMFRHMGRMMFEHLAGAALVACAGFVCALMLLRSDSKHLRRSGRMILGTLFIQLCLGAGAWLSKLGVPSLGWVASTGSPTAIVFRSLHTIGGMLILTATVLASVEVARHIRQRQVSLPFVADRIRPKGGLA
- the cyoE gene encoding heme o synthase translates to MSIATPAQTPVVRADRVGAQSLVDRTSDYVEMCRPRIAVMTMAAVSAGFILASPIIIHWGLLAVTLAGILLLVAASSILNQVLEVRTDARMQRTTGRPLISGRISRLEASLAGLLFALSGIGILWSFTNPVTTVAGAGTLLCYVLAYTPLKIRSSLCTTVGALPGAMPPVIGWLAAGGAAGSGAWSLFALLFTWQFPHFLAIGWIYRHEYEQAGLRMLPSFSDGGRRTGIVATIYAAAFVPVSLLPSYAGLTGRLYFAVALALSGLYFAATLRFALNRTTRRGRDLLLVSLLILPALLLVMVCEFLYLTALG
- a CDS encoding cytochrome c oxidase subunit 3, with amino-acid sequence MSHSAPPPAMKMGIPIPNPKLGMWLFLGTEIMFFTAFFGTYIVFRLGSEMWPTPADTHINVFWGGLNTFVLIVSSFCVVMAHAAMSDRRYESANKWLWITMLLAVVFLGIKGIEYTGKFAHDILPGRVPETPRQAITKADRELEAVVRERLAVYTDYDVISVARPDDLVSLVPQLQAFQAGGSPAEDFDDAEAASYRELAAVDLELYAKWKNLHEHVVANVSLDEINSAEISNYRAAREELKTGDTLPELTLSEVDTYLKDLKNPDKNPGYSSAVSAGVFDPHPVLYGNLFASLYFLMTGFHAIHVLVGMILFGMALYQGTRLNENWLDWVENSGLYWHFVDLVWIFLFPLLYIAS
- a CDS encoding cytochrome C oxidase subunit IV family protein, with translation MSHDDHESHHVNYVLIFVVLCAFTALSVVFDMVSFENHAVTILLVMAVAVAKALCVMMFFMHLKFEGNWKYILLAPTTILAIGLPLALMPDVGVVYYAHTAPQRGEWAEQMKQYRAEHAAEHGDDHAAEHGEDHAAGQGDEAETHDETAEGHAEHTEPAE
- a CDS encoding ABC transporter ATP-binding protein — translated: MSVSAVEVSSVSHRYGDTAALSDISLRIAAGSLTGLLGPNGSGKTTLFRLLATLLPVQSGQISVFGHNVDNEASKVREQLGVTFQSPALDGRLTVAENLWCHGRMYGISRNRLKDRIKSGLQRLDLHERRNDRVEQLSGGLRRRVELAKGLLHSPRILLLDEPSTGLDVLARRRFWDLLDDVRRTDSTTIVVSTHLMDEADRCDQLFLLNAGRVVKSGSPADMQCSIEGERLTVRCRDAANAAPVIERLLGAAPTVRGDRLSLRVIGASEHVPRLMKELRDNIIAVEVAQTSLDDVFVELTGRGLAEETSTD
- a CDS encoding phosphoribosylformylglycinamidine synthase subunit PurQ, with the translated sequence MASPRICILRAPGTNCDIETAHAFELAGAKAERVHLFRVLETPELLREYQGLCIPGGFSYGDDLGAGVIFSGQLRGQLNEMMQEFVQADTLVLGICNGFQVLLKSGLLLQSPAGAGQADEPSMTLTWNSNARYTDRWVRLKVASESCVFLKDMDEFESPVAHAEGRLAVGDPGVIDKLRQQDSIALCYWSDAADQQSKETGSVTDLDVLPEPENPNGSIANIAALSNATGRILGLMPHPERYLFATQHPQWTRNGFRGEGDGLQLFRNAVNYFK